A single region of the Triticum dicoccoides isolate Atlit2015 ecotype Zavitan chromosome 2B, WEW_v2.0, whole genome shotgun sequence genome encodes:
- the LOC119368602 gene encoding uncharacterized protein LOC119368602, with protein sequence MAVHVVLLAVPAVVGGFLHAFKFSILLWPFNLTLPLLRQLPRVCATLRAAAAHFDAELRALLSGRRQSAPVPQLDHQYSALRSVQRRTAGQLVAQAMLALVDVSY encoded by the coding sequence ATGGCGGTGCACGTGGTGCTCCTCGCCGTGCCTGCGGTCGTCGGCGGGTTCCTGCACGCCTTCAAGTTCTCGATCCTGCTGTGGCCGTTCAACCTCACGCTGCCGCTGCTGCGCCAACTGCCGCGGGTCTGCGCCACGCTCCGGGCGGCCGCGGCGCACTTCGACGCCGAGCTGCGCGCGTTACTGAGTGGCCGCCGGCAGAGCGCGCCGGTGCCGCAGCTGGACCACCAGTACTCTGCCCTCCGCTCCGTGCAGAGACGGACGGCGGGACAGCTCGTTGCGCAGGCCATGCTGGCCCTCGTCGACGTCTCCTACTGA